Proteins from a genomic interval of Rubinisphaera italica:
- a CDS encoding Gfo/Idh/MocA family protein gives MLESNRRTFLRTSAATLLASPVISLAGNSNRPPIKVGQIGTKHAHAGGKMATFRKFPELFEVVGVVENDPQQRNRMQSTDDYRGLTWLSETELLSISDVQGIAVETEIDDLLPVAEKCIQAGKHIHLDKPAGTSLEHFRRICRAADEKQLMIQMGYMYRSNPAFQFLFKAVRAGWLGDVHQVHCEMSKKVNDATRADLAQYPGGSMFELGCHIIDAVVTVLGPPDRVTAFNKNTRPEYDNLMDNCLAVFEYPKATATIRSSVVEVEGGRRRQFIACGSKGTIKIEPLEPHQLLLTLEADTEGFKKGTHRIDLPKSTGRYDGDLQHFAAVIRGEVPALYTTIHDLAVQEALLKASEMPLT, from the coding sequence ATGCTTGAATCGAATCGACGAACCTTTCTTAGGACTTCAGCGGCTACTTTACTGGCCAGTCCAGTTATTTCGCTGGCAGGCAACTCTAATCGTCCCCCTATCAAAGTCGGTCAGATCGGCACGAAGCATGCCCACGCGGGCGGAAAGATGGCGACCTTCCGCAAATTCCCCGAACTGTTTGAAGTCGTCGGTGTTGTTGAAAACGATCCGCAGCAACGGAACCGAATGCAATCCACAGATGATTACAGGGGCCTGACATGGTTGTCCGAAACGGAACTGCTGTCGATTTCCGATGTGCAGGGAATTGCCGTCGAAACCGAGATTGACGATCTGCTCCCCGTCGCCGAAAAATGTATTCAGGCGGGAAAGCATATTCATCTCGATAAACCAGCAGGAACTTCGCTCGAACATTTTCGCAGGATCTGTCGTGCAGCCGATGAAAAACAATTAATGATTCAAATGGGTTACATGTATCGCAGTAACCCGGCTTTTCAGTTTCTGTTCAAAGCGGTAAGAGCAGGCTGGCTGGGAGACGTGCATCAGGTTCATTGCGAGATGAGCAAAAAAGTGAATGATGCGACTCGCGCGGATCTGGCTCAGTACCCCGGTGGTTCTATGTTCGAACTGGGTTGCCACATTATTGATGCTGTGGTGACGGTTCTGGGACCTCCTGATCGTGTGACAGCTTTCAATAAAAATACACGCCCAGAGTACGACAACCTGATGGATAACTGTCTGGCGGTTTTTGAATATCCCAAGGCGACAGCGACCATTCGCAGTTCCGTCGTCGAAGTTGAAGGAGGCCGGCGACGACAGTTCATCGCCTGTGGCAGCAAGGGGACAATCAAAATCGAACCTCTGGAACCTCATCAACTTCTGTTGACTCTTGAAGCTGATACGGAAGGATTTAAAAAAGGGACGCATCGAATCGACCTGCCGAAATCAACCGGTCGATATGATGGCGACCTTCAACATTTTGCAGCCGTCATTCGCGGAGAAGTCCCCGCCCTCTACACCACAATACATGACCTGGCCGTCCAGGAAGCGTTATTGAAAGCCAGTGAGATGCCACTGACTTAG
- a CDS encoding RNA polymerase sigma factor has product MEENRLIQLVAEAQSGSRDAFGELMSEFESSVFAVVMKRLRNTTEAAEVTQEVFLRALRKLEQLREPLRFVGWLHRIAVRLSINHALRRPPESAQSPEVFAAVTESRGSEPWEEVVTSERATQLRAGIEKLREMDRDTLVAFYFHGQSLQEMSDHFASPVGTIKRRLHTARHRLREQLADMQPA; this is encoded by the coding sequence ATGGAAGAAAATCGATTAATCCAGTTGGTCGCTGAGGCTCAGTCTGGTAGCCGCGACGCGTTCGGCGAGTTGATGTCCGAATTCGAATCGTCTGTATTCGCTGTTGTGATGAAGCGTTTGCGAAACACTACCGAAGCAGCCGAGGTGACTCAGGAAGTATTCCTGCGAGCTTTACGAAAGTTGGAGCAGTTGCGGGAGCCGTTGCGTTTCGTGGGATGGTTGCATCGAATTGCGGTTCGATTGTCAATCAATCACGCCTTGCGACGACCACCCGAATCGGCTCAGTCGCCTGAAGTGTTCGCAGCCGTGACCGAATCCCGAGGTTCTGAACCCTGGGAAGAAGTTGTGACCAGCGAACGGGCAACTCAGTTGCGAGCCGGGATTGAAAAGTTGCGGGAGATGGATCGCGATACTTTGGTCGCGTTCTACTTCCACGGCCAGTCGCTGCAGGAAATGAGCGATCATTTCGCCAGCCCGGTCGGAACCATCAAACGACGTCTGCACACCGCCCGACATCGTCTGCGAGAACAACTCGCCGACATGCAACCGGCGTAG
- a CDS encoding serine/threonine protein kinase: MSEAIRDSKNSGREYDFRPYIKEFGKELNKFQESIEQEYLSEIEPHLSSFETHNSQSNANEFNVDWSRYKLVRLIGTGSHAKVYFATDFETGEHVAVKFLRKQFQQNAARIEAFINEAQILKNFHHENVINIRGLGQIPSGGLFIVLDWISGRSLHEQLESQEFVSEFQIRKWIHQVCMGLQHIHSRGIIHCDLKPANILLNVENQILITDFGFAKYLNDDFRQARNIQGTVSFMAPEQIDQLWGRICPATDIYAVGVILYLFLTRRLPFISETFEEIALAKLSSEPITDPRELNSTISESIASICMKCLQSEPTFRFESAAQLINAIDPISYNSN, translated from the coding sequence TTGAGTGAAGCAATCAGAGATTCGAAAAACTCAGGTCGAGAATATGATTTTCGACCTTACATAAAGGAATTTGGCAAAGAGCTGAACAAATTCCAGGAATCCATCGAACAGGAATATCTGAGTGAAATTGAACCTCATCTATCTTCGTTTGAAACTCATAACTCTCAAAGCAATGCAAACGAATTCAACGTGGACTGGTCACGATATAAATTAGTAAGACTGATCGGCACAGGCAGTCATGCGAAAGTTTATTTCGCGACTGATTTCGAAACTGGTGAGCATGTCGCTGTGAAGTTCTTACGGAAGCAATTTCAACAGAACGCAGCAAGAATTGAAGCCTTTATCAATGAAGCACAAATCCTCAAAAACTTCCACCATGAAAATGTGATCAATATTCGTGGACTTGGTCAAATTCCGAGCGGGGGACTATTCATTGTCTTAGACTGGATTTCCGGTAGATCACTTCACGAACAGCTGGAATCTCAAGAGTTCGTTTCAGAATTCCAGATCAGAAAGTGGATTCACCAAGTCTGTATGGGATTACAGCACATTCACAGTCGGGGTATCATTCATTGCGATTTGAAACCTGCAAACATACTGTTGAATGTTGAAAACCAAATTTTGATTACAGATTTTGGTTTCGCCAAATATTTAAATGACGACTTTCGACAAGCCAGGAATATCCAAGGGACCGTGAGTTTCATGGCGCCTGAACAGATTGATCAGCTATGGGGAAGAATTTGTCCTGCTACTGATATTTATGCTGTTGGAGTCATCCTCTATTTATTTCTGACAAGACGATTACCATTCATAAGTGAGACATTTGAAGAAATTGCTCTCGCAAAATTATCATCAGAACCAATTACAGACCCTCGGGAATTGAATTCTACTATTTCCGAATCCATCGCAAGTATTTGTATGAAATGCCTTCAATCAGAACCTACTTTTCGTTTTGAATCGGCTGCTCAATTAATAAATGCAATAGATCCAATCAGTTACAACTCAAACTGA
- a CDS encoding HEAT repeat domain-containing protein: MFHHLLNNSKRLSVIMLVMFSLPFAVRADLVRLKQGGELRGKIVTNVNEIGYRVSVRTVTGAVITVHKNDVEFETRRPLSYETYELKSRLVPDTVEAQWELAEWCREQRLKRQQEIHLKKMLALDPTHEIAHRLLGHVERDGKWASLEEHMLDQGYVRYRGRYITPEEKLLLEHSQEERERQNEWMAKASLWASWLTGRIDKQREIALENFRTIDDPLAIPGLQRHLGEQENRNLRNLYIETLSQINDSSAISALVRMGVFDGDRGLRLRAIEKIPENQTFLAVTEFVQHLRDSQNVVVRRAATGLKTLGSSKAVPQLIDALVTNHSYRIKVPNPTTGVSMGPGGSVSSGGRGSLLPPDIEAALLTGAMSPDNIILPPGPQSFHWETVNIAQQNPEVLEALRSLTEVDFGFDERTWKLWLLSQNT, from the coding sequence ATGTTCCATCATCTATTGAATAATTCGAAGCGTTTGAGTGTGATCATGCTGGTCATGTTTTCACTGCCTTTCGCGGTACGCGCCGATTTGGTTCGTCTTAAGCAGGGTGGGGAATTGCGTGGCAAAATCGTAACGAACGTCAACGAAATCGGATATCGTGTAAGCGTTCGCACAGTGACCGGTGCAGTCATTACTGTGCATAAAAATGATGTCGAGTTTGAAACCAGGCGTCCTCTTTCGTATGAAACCTACGAATTAAAGTCTCGTCTGGTTCCTGATACTGTCGAAGCACAATGGGAGTTGGCTGAGTGGTGTCGCGAGCAGCGGTTGAAGCGTCAGCAGGAAATCCACTTGAAAAAAATGCTTGCACTCGATCCAACACACGAAATTGCTCATCGTCTACTGGGGCATGTCGAACGAGACGGCAAATGGGCCTCTCTGGAAGAGCACATGCTCGATCAGGGGTATGTCAGATATCGAGGGCGGTACATCACTCCTGAAGAAAAACTATTGCTGGAACATTCCCAGGAGGAACGAGAGCGACAAAATGAATGGATGGCCAAAGCCAGTTTGTGGGCCAGCTGGTTAACTGGACGAATCGATAAACAACGGGAGATTGCCCTCGAAAATTTTCGCACCATTGATGATCCGCTTGCCATTCCTGGACTACAAAGACATCTGGGCGAACAGGAAAATCGGAATCTGAGAAATCTTTATATCGAAACTCTCAGTCAGATCAACGATTCTTCAGCGATCTCGGCTTTAGTGCGAATGGGCGTTTTTGATGGTGATCGTGGATTACGGCTGCGAGCGATCGAAAAGATCCCGGAAAACCAGACCTTTCTTGCAGTTACCGAATTCGTACAACATCTCAGGGATAGCCAGAACGTGGTTGTCCGCCGGGCTGCCACTGGATTGAAAACCCTGGGCAGTAGTAAAGCCGTCCCCCAACTGATCGATGCTCTGGTCACGAATCACTCTTATCGAATCAAGGTTCCAAATCCTACGACAGGTGTTTCCATGGGGCCAGGAGGTTCAGTTTCTTCCGGTGGTCGAGGTTCATTGCTCCCACCAGATATAGAAGCCGCTTTGCTGACCGGTGCAATGTCACCCGATAACATCATACTGCCGCCCGGTCCTCAATCTTTTCATTGGGAAACCGTGAATATTGCGCAGCAAAATCCTGAAGTGCTCGAGGCTCTCCGGTCACTCACGGAAGTTGACTTCGGCTTTGACGAACGCACCTGGAAATTATGGTTGCTCTCACAGAATACTTAA
- a CDS encoding indolepyruvate ferredoxin oxidoreductase subunit alpha, which yields MAYVITEPCRGCKFTDCVEDCPTDSFREGDDMLFIDPETCIDCDACISACPVEAIFPDHEVPQQWQHYIEMNATMSQKSPMITEIRRAE from the coding sequence ATGGCCTACGTTATTACTGAACCGTGTCGAGGATGCAAATTCACAGACTGTGTTGAAGATTGCCCCACTGATAGTTTTCGGGAAGGGGACGATATGCTGTTTATCGATCCCGAAACTTGCATCGATTGCGATGCGTGTATATCGGCTTGCCCGGTTGAAGCAATCTTTCCTGATCATGAAGTTCCGCAGCAATGGCAGCACTATATCGAAATGAATGCCACCATGTCGCAAAAGTCTCCCATGATCACTGAGATTCGACGGGCAGAATGA
- a CDS encoding ECF-type sigma factor: MATDFEKWPSEELFDRFQKGQDEAAEVLFTRYMLRLTALARVKLAVRLQQQTDPEDISMSVWKSFFAGTQAGRFSISRSGDLWKLLVGITLRKVYRESRRQLSDKRNVNQERTLDVADNIQESLSSQEPSAEESLALIDTMEIVCNQLTPIQQKIFEQRLQGLQIAAIADNLQKSERTIRRQLETIKRLLTHYLD, from the coding sequence ATGGCTACAGATTTCGAAAAATGGCCGTCAGAGGAACTATTTGATCGTTTTCAGAAAGGTCAGGATGAAGCTGCCGAGGTTCTGTTTACTCGTTATATGCTACGACTTACAGCTCTGGCTCGGGTGAAACTGGCAGTTCGTCTTCAGCAGCAAACCGATCCTGAAGATATTTCGATGTCCGTCTGGAAAAGCTTCTTCGCTGGAACTCAGGCAGGACGATTCTCAATTTCTCGAAGTGGTGATCTCTGGAAACTACTCGTAGGAATTACATTGAGAAAGGTTTATCGAGAATCCCGCAGGCAACTTTCTGATAAGCGGAATGTCAATCAGGAAAGAACACTTGACGTTGCTGACAATATTCAGGAATCACTCTCATCGCAGGAACCCTCGGCTGAAGAGTCGCTTGCCTTAATTGACACCATGGAGATCGTTTGTAATCAGTTAACGCCAATCCAACAGAAAATTTTTGAACAACGCCTTCAGGGATTACAGATTGCGGCAATTGCTGACAACCTGCAAAAATCCGAACGAACGATCCGACGACAATTGGAAACGATTAAACGATTGCTGACGCATTACCTGGACTGA
- a CDS encoding 2-oxoglutarate dehydrogenase E1 component, whose product MSAHTGDQAPSNGSLSTSDLQFSNGSSHVDDNAQSLLYLETLYEQYQKSPDTLSPEWREYFEKLDEESKQDAGQTLRPQRKPFSIFNPPSMSEGGLRRPQRMEVAGRQERLDQLIRNYRVRGHILSEVDPLGKKRGNPPELKPEFYGFTEEDMDRRFSTSWMGGPEVRTLRQIVQWLKTTYCRSIGVQFMHIDSLRVRQWLQTRMETTGNRIKLTRDEQVRILKRLSNAVLFEQFVQKKFIGEKSFSLEGAETLIPLLDMAIEKAGNEGTKEIVIGMAHRGRLNVLANILHKSYRQIFREFVDADPELHIGRGDVKYHLGYSSDWLTSKGNSVHLSLCFNPSHLEFINPVAQGRMRAKMDRFRDVKHQEGLVVLIHGDAAFIGEGVTQETLNMSELNGYSVGGTLHVVVNNQIGFTTTQEQARSSTYATDIAKMLQIPIFHVNGEDPEAVAQAVNLALEFRKTYHRDVVIDMYCLRRHGHNESDEPEFTQPLMYHDIKKHPTVFESYFDQLIRMRGITREEGEEIVEQRRLVLEDELKAAKQDSYIRCLEYYGGYWYGYRGGSVSEADTIQTNVHMDELSRVMNVLTDYPEGFHPHRKLVRLLEQRREMGRGEKELDWAAAELLAFGTSISEGRPFRMTGQDVERGTFSQRHAVLHDVQDGSIYSPLKQLAAVDGLVELHNSPLSEIGVLGFEYGYSLDCPEGLIIWEAQFGDFCNAAQVIIDQFIASTEDKWERLSGLIMMLPHGFEGQGPEHSSGRLERFLMLAAEDNIQIVNLTTPAQHFHCLRRQALRKWKKPLIMMTPKSLLRLPKCTSDISELVQGQFEPVLDDKTISDPQSVTRILLCSGKIYYDLLKAREEQERPDVAIVRLEELYPLPYVKLQEVFARYPAGTEVRWVQEEPENMGASRFLKAHFGQSFFDEYPFRSIERHASASPATGSKKSHQVEQHSLMEAAFAKY is encoded by the coding sequence ATGTCGGCTCACACCGGGGATCAAGCCCCTTCCAACGGCTCTTTGTCTACTTCTGATTTACAGTTCAGCAACGGCAGTTCCCATGTGGATGATAATGCCCAGAGTCTGCTGTATCTCGAAACTCTCTACGAGCAGTATCAGAAATCTCCAGATACACTATCGCCCGAATGGCGTGAGTATTTCGAGAAACTCGATGAGGAGAGCAAGCAGGATGCCGGGCAGACACTGCGTCCTCAGCGGAAGCCGTTCTCGATCTTCAATCCTCCCTCTATGTCCGAAGGGGGCTTGCGACGCCCGCAACGCATGGAAGTTGCAGGACGCCAGGAGCGGCTCGATCAGCTGATCCGCAATTATCGAGTGCGAGGACATATTCTTTCTGAAGTCGATCCGCTCGGCAAAAAACGTGGGAATCCACCAGAACTCAAGCCTGAGTTTTATGGTTTCACCGAAGAAGATATGGACCGTCGCTTTTCCACAAGCTGGATGGGCGGTCCGGAAGTGCGAACTCTTCGCCAGATTGTTCAGTGGCTCAAAACGACCTACTGCCGTTCCATCGGCGTGCAATTCATGCACATCGACAGCCTGCGCGTCCGTCAATGGCTGCAGACTCGCATGGAAACGACTGGCAACCGTATCAAACTGACTCGCGACGAGCAGGTCCGTATCCTCAAACGACTCAGTAATGCCGTGCTGTTTGAACAATTTGTGCAGAAGAAGTTCATCGGCGAAAAGAGCTTCTCGCTCGAAGGAGCAGAGACTTTGATTCCGCTGCTCGATATGGCCATCGAAAAAGCGGGCAATGAAGGAACCAAAGAAATCGTGATCGGAATGGCCCATCGTGGTCGCCTGAACGTGCTCGCCAATATTCTGCACAAAAGCTACCGACAAATTTTTCGCGAATTCGTCGATGCCGACCCTGAATTGCACATCGGACGAGGCGATGTGAAATATCATCTTGGCTATTCCAGTGACTGGCTGACCTCAAAAGGGAATAGCGTCCACTTGTCGCTCTGCTTCAACCCGAGTCACCTCGAGTTCATTAACCCTGTAGCACAGGGGCGAATGCGTGCCAAAATGGATCGCTTCCGGGACGTCAAACACCAGGAGGGCCTCGTTGTTCTGATTCATGGTGATGCCGCATTCATTGGAGAAGGTGTGACTCAGGAAACGCTCAACATGAGTGAACTGAATGGCTATTCCGTTGGCGGAACATTGCATGTTGTGGTCAATAATCAAATTGGCTTTACAACGACTCAGGAGCAGGCTCGCTCCAGTACCTACGCGACCGATATCGCCAAAATGCTGCAGATTCCAATTTTCCACGTCAATGGGGAAGATCCCGAAGCGGTCGCACAGGCGGTCAATCTGGCACTCGAATTCCGCAAAACGTACCACCGTGATGTCGTCATCGATATGTACTGCCTCCGCAGACATGGTCACAATGAAAGTGATGAACCAGAATTCACTCAGCCATTGATGTACCACGACATTAAGAAGCATCCGACTGTGTTTGAAAGCTATTTCGACCAGTTGATTCGTATGCGTGGAATTACTCGTGAGGAAGGCGAGGAAATCGTCGAACAGCGACGCCTTGTGCTTGAAGATGAGCTCAAAGCCGCAAAGCAGGACTCCTACATTCGCTGCCTGGAATATTATGGAGGTTACTGGTACGGCTACCGTGGTGGCTCGGTCTCAGAAGCGGACACCATCCAGACTAATGTTCACATGGATGAACTCAGTCGGGTGATGAATGTGCTCACCGACTACCCGGAAGGGTTTCACCCGCACCGAAAGCTGGTTCGTCTCCTCGAACAGCGTCGGGAAATGGGCCGTGGCGAAAAAGAACTCGACTGGGCCGCTGCCGAACTGCTTGCCTTTGGAACCTCGATCTCTGAAGGTCGGCCATTCCGTATGACCGGACAGGATGTTGAACGCGGAACGTTCAGTCAGCGTCATGCCGTGCTGCACGATGTGCAGGATGGTTCGATCTACTCACCTCTTAAGCAACTTGCTGCAGTGGATGGACTGGTCGAATTGCACAACAGTCCGCTTTCGGAAATCGGTGTCCTCGGATTTGAATACGGTTACAGTCTGGATTGCCCGGAAGGATTGATCATCTGGGAAGCTCAGTTTGGTGACTTCTGCAATGCCGCCCAGGTTATTATCGATCAGTTCATCGCGAGCACTGAAGACAAATGGGAGCGTCTCAGTGGACTGATTATGATGCTGCCACACGGCTTCGAAGGTCAGGGACCGGAGCATTCCAGCGGACGACTCGAACGCTTCCTCATGCTGGCAGCCGAAGACAACATTCAGATCGTTAATCTGACAACACCGGCCCAGCACTTCCATTGCCTCCGCAGACAAGCGTTACGCAAATGGAAAAAGCCTCTGATCATGATGACTCCTAAAAGTTTACTGCGGCTTCCAAAATGTACGTCTGATATCAGCGAACTCGTTCAGGGACAATTTGAACCCGTCCTTGACGATAAGACGATTTCTGATCCTCAATCGGTCACCCGCATTCTGCTCTGTTCCGGCAAGATCTACTACGATTTGCTCAAAGCCCGCGAAGAGCAGGAACGGCCCGATGTCGCAATCGTTCGCCTCGAAGAACTTTATCCTTTGCCGTACGTGAAGCTGCAGGAAGTCTTCGCTCGTTATCCGGCGGGAACTGAAGTTCGCTGGGTGCAGGAAGAGCCGGAAAACATGGGAGCCAGCCGCTTCCTGAAAGCGCACTTCGGACAATCGTTCTTTGACGAATACCCATTCCGATCCATCGAACGCCACGCCTCGGCCAGTCCGGCGACCGGCAGCAAGAAAAGCCATCAGGTCGAGCAACACTCACTCATGGAAGCGGCGTTCGCCAAGTATTAA
- a CDS encoding outer membrane protein assembly factor BamB family protein translates to MIRNITILSLLTVLSVCPSASAQVSLLNTNPVPAARNLNRYGLEIGWVGQATLEFGRDKIQHISIDERSVIAISSTGMVTMFDAETGDKIWVNRIGRGTQATFKPVMNDNDVLIVTGMTLYSLDRARGDINWNITLPQMASTAPSVDDQQIYVGTLDGSVYAFDLRKIRQLYNERLLPDYSLATQAWRYKTAEKITSPPVSYGRAVSFASQDKSLYTVSAATRKLLFQFETDAPISAPLVIHNDYMFLASEDFNFYCLNAKNGQVRWSFLSGLPIRKSPYIIEGTIQGVRTEVVYVLPETGGLSALDAYNGFPIWSEPQKRAVDFRAATQNFVFVTDAINNILILERNFGEVVGMIPATSFKVDTNNARTDRLFMVRENGLIVMIRESESTYPTYFKYPERRPITPEVYDPEMDQLEEGDSSAVVPGEGNDDGSTVVPTDDNGTLIPGDQ, encoded by the coding sequence ATGATTCGGAATATAACGATTTTGAGTCTGCTGACAGTATTATCCGTCTGCCCGAGCGCTTCAGCTCAGGTCAGTCTGCTCAATACGAACCCAGTTCCCGCTGCCCGGAATCTGAATCGTTACGGTCTGGAAATTGGTTGGGTTGGTCAGGCGACACTGGAATTCGGACGTGACAAAATCCAACATATTTCGATCGATGAGAGATCGGTTATAGCCATCTCTTCAACCGGAATGGTCACAATGTTCGATGCCGAGACTGGGGATAAAATCTGGGTCAATCGTATTGGAAGAGGCACTCAGGCGACGTTCAAACCCGTAATGAACGATAATGATGTCCTGATTGTTACCGGTATGACTCTGTATTCTCTAGACCGGGCCCGGGGTGATATCAACTGGAATATCACACTGCCACAAATGGCTTCGACGGCTCCCTCAGTCGATGATCAACAAATTTACGTTGGTACGCTAGACGGCAGTGTGTATGCTTTCGATTTAAGAAAGATCCGTCAACTTTATAACGAACGCCTGCTTCCAGATTACTCTCTGGCCACTCAGGCCTGGCGATACAAGACGGCTGAGAAAATCACTTCACCACCAGTTTCCTACGGGCGAGCGGTCAGTTTTGCCAGTCAGGACAAATCGTTATATACCGTCAGTGCGGCTACTCGAAAGTTGCTGTTCCAGTTTGAAACCGATGCTCCGATTTCTGCACCACTCGTCATTCACAACGATTATATGTTTCTGGCATCGGAAGATTTTAACTTTTACTGTCTGAACGCTAAGAATGGACAGGTTCGCTGGTCATTTCTTTCTGGATTGCCCATCCGCAAGTCGCCTTACATTATTGAAGGAACGATTCAGGGCGTAAGAACCGAAGTGGTTTACGTCCTTCCTGAAACAGGGGGACTGTCTGCACTGGATGCTTACAATGGTTTCCCAATCTGGAGTGAACCTCAAAAGCGAGCGGTCGATTTCCGAGCAGCTACTCAAAATTTTGTGTTTGTCACCGATGCAATCAATAATATACTGATTCTCGAACGCAACTTTGGAGAAGTGGTCGGCATGATTCCAGCCACTTCTTTCAAAGTCGACACAAACAATGCCCGAACCGATCGCCTGTTTATGGTACGTGAAAATGGCTTGATCGTCATGATCCGGGAATCGGAGAGCACCTATCCAACCTATTTCAAATATCCCGAGCGACGACCGATCACACCGGAAGTTTATGATCCGGAAATGGATCAACTGGAGGAGGGTGATTCCTCCGCAGTGGTGCCAGGCGAAGGAAACGATGATGGTAGCACGGTGGTCCCCACTGATGACAACGGCACGCTGATCCCCGGAGATCAGTAA
- a CDS encoding thioredoxin family protein, which translates to MRNLFYVLIALLGVSFFQVTGQADTVRNLNELKAQMTQLGKPALVIAGADWCVYCREMSQELATSPGLQPLQKNFAILKIDVDTPVWDIAKRVFEFDGTGVPAVFVFRADGEKLYSASGKPSDMEGFLKRYLDKSGRILTTTEARNLSRDLTKIQGLLKKDDLAGAIEIAMPYEFKDCYAQTAKTMMDVKSQIEVLVTDQIAKLDEKLKETPVDFAAVIELVQLKQTCQTSRELLAKIQLIEETLTAQEANQKLIAQAEQLLSADQLREDRKRGEAADIYKELIQQYPDTAVAALAQERLGNRETTPAKPSMPAKTESGDPKKAAAYLRLAKQLLEIKSPKANEYLQKAIDEAPESEAAGEARELIK; encoded by the coding sequence ATGAGAAATCTCTTTTACGTTCTAATCGCCTTACTGGGAGTTTCTTTCTTTCAGGTGACCGGTCAGGCGGATACAGTTCGAAATTTGAATGAACTCAAAGCACAAATGACGCAACTCGGCAAGCCGGCTCTGGTCATTGCCGGGGCGGACTGGTGCGTTTACTGTCGGGAAATGTCTCAGGAACTGGCGACTTCTCCAGGACTGCAACCTCTTCAGAAGAATTTTGCAATTCTTAAAATCGATGTTGATACTCCCGTCTGGGATATTGCCAAACGCGTTTTTGAATTTGATGGCACTGGCGTTCCAGCAGTCTTTGTTTTCCGAGCCGATGGCGAAAAACTCTATTCTGCCAGTGGTAAACCTTCCGATATGGAAGGGTTTCTGAAACGCTACCTCGACAAATCCGGACGAATCCTCACAACAACCGAAGCCCGTAATTTGAGCCGGGATCTCACGAAGATTCAAGGTCTACTGAAAAAGGACGATCTGGCAGGAGCAATCGAAATTGCGATGCCATACGAGTTCAAAGACTGCTACGCTCAAACAGCGAAGACCATGATGGATGTCAAAAGTCAGATTGAAGTTCTGGTCACCGATCAAATTGCGAAGCTCGATGAAAAGCTGAAAGAGACCCCAGTCGATTTTGCCGCTGTTATTGAGCTCGTTCAATTGAAGCAAACCTGTCAAACCTCGCGGGAACTGTTGGCGAAAATTCAGCTGATTGAGGAAACATTGACTGCACAGGAAGCGAATCAAAAGTTGATTGCTCAAGCCGAGCAATTGCTTTCTGCGGATCAGTTACGGGAAGACCGCAAACGGGGCGAAGCGGCTGACATCTACAAAGAACTGATTCAGCAATATCCTGACACTGCTGTGGCAGCATTGGCTCAGGAACGTTTGGGAAATCGCGAGACAACTCCTGCCAAGCCTTCAATGCCTGCTAAAACGGAATCAGGAGACCCCAAAAAAGCAGCTGCTTATCTGCGTCTGGCGAAACAATTACTTGAAATCAAATCTCCCAAGGCGAATGAGTATTTGCAGAAAGCAATCGACGAAGCTCCTGAAAGTGAAGCCGCCGGTGAGGCAAGGGAATTGATCAAGTAA